GCAGTATACAAAAATAAACGATATCTTTCTTTTTCTTTTCGCGCTTAAGTTTAGGTACTTCTATAAAAAAGATACCTGCCGCTGTAAAGACAATCGCCATGATCGGCCACATACTCTCTCATCTACCCTTCTTTTATTGCAGGCTGTGCGGTTGTGCCCTTTCTTCGAATATCCGTAGACACATCAACTTTGACATCGAGCTCTGGGAAATGTTCATCCCAGCTTTTTTCGACCTTTTTCCAATACTTTGGATGCTGCCGGTGAATGGAATTTCCAAATCCGAAAATATCACTCTTATATTTCTCCTGGGCACTATCAATCGCCAATTCCATCCGATCTTTCAGCGTCTTTTCAAGCTGTTCGTCTAATTTCTTAATAGTTTTTATTTTACTCAGGTCTATATCGCATTGAACTTCCCCTACATTCGCTTCAGCTTCCAGGGAAACTATAATAGCAGGTTTCTCATTATTCATTTCCGACTCGATGGCTGCTTGTGTCCTTATAATCTCAATGGCTACCTTTCCTTCGCCTTCTTCACATGGAAGATTAACGATCGTACCTTTTACGTTTCCAGCAATATCATTATAGCCCTTGCTTTCATCCTCATTCAGCCAGCCAATTAATCGATCCCCTTTAAAAATAGCAAGGTTATCGACTTCGAGTCTGGTGGGGGAATCTATATTTTCTACATTGCTGATATTATTGCCGATTTCTTCACTCCCTTTCATCGTCACTCCGGTCATCACCGGATGGATTCCTTTACTGTGTATGTCAGAAATGACATCATCAATATTAACTCCGTGTGTAGCTGCCCAGCTTTCTTCTGCATTCTTAAGAGTGTCCATCACTTTATTGGCAGGTATTTTTTCATAGGCCGTAATGACACTGAGGATGTCTTCAACATTTGAATCTTTAGCCACCGTAAGAAAAAAACTAGTGCGCATATTATGATCCCTGTAGAGAAAATCCAAAGTTGAAAGAATTCCTTCTTCAGCAAGAGCTGAACTAAGGACAACTAAACGCAGCTGAGACAAATAAACTCTTCGGGGAGACGTCGTAGTCATTTTTCTTAAAGCCTCAAACAGCGTGTCACCTTCTTCTTTGTACAGAGATACGGGAGGCCGGGTGGAAGGAGCTTCTGTCGCAATTTCAGAAGGGTTGATCAGCTGAACATAAACGACATATTTGCCCTCCTCCGTTTTATCAATCCCTAACGCCACGCCGATTCCGAGATCATCCATCTCTCTGCTGTCCCAGCATCCGCTTAGAAAGACAAGACACGCAGTCAACACAAGAAAAACAGAGGTTAACTTCTTTTTCATTGTGAGCCCCCCTTACCCTGCGCCGGCCCGCTTGCTCTTGACTGATTACTATGAGCTGTAGTTTGAGGCCTCGAAAATAATCTCCAGTGTGGAAAACGTACAAGTACATCCTTCTGATCCTTAGCAACAAGCGGTGCAAATGGTGACATATAGGGAACCCCAAACGACTTCAGGCTGCATAGATGAAGCACGATCGAAATCATACCTAGAATGATTCCATATAAGCCGAAGGTCGCTGCTAAAATCATCAGCAGAAAGCGAAGCATCCTGATCGAAATCGCCATGTTATAGGAAGGAATGACGAAGCTGCTGATGGCTGTCATCGCAACAACGATAACCATTGCAGGAGACACTAATCCCGCTTGTACCGCTGCTTCACCCAGTACGAGCGCACCAACGATAGAAACCGCCGAACCTACAGGTCTCGGAAGCCTTACCCCGGCTTCCCTCAGTACTTCAAAGGTAATCTCCATCAATACCGCTTCGGCAAACGCCGGAAAAGGCACCCCTTCCCGCTGGGCCGCTAAGTTGATAAGCAGCGGGGCAGGAATCATTTCCTGGTGGAACGTAGAAACCGCGATATATAAAGCAGGCAAAAATAAGGCCACAATAAACGAAAACAACCGCAGCATCCTGATAATTGTTCCAATGTCAAAACGCTGGTAGTAATCTTCACTCGACTGCATGAAATTAACGAATAAAGCCGGAACAAGAAGCACATTCGGCGTCCCATCCGTTATAATTGCTACTCTTCCTTCAAGAAGGCCTGCAGCAATCGAATCCGGACGTTCTGAATAGTAAACCCTGGGAAAAGGAGAGTAGGGACTATCTTCAATGTATTCCTCGATATATCCGCTCTCAAGCACCCCATCGATGTCAATCTTATCAAGTCTTGCATGTACTTCATCGACAATGCTCTGATCCGCTGTATCCTTAATATAAACAACGACGGTATCCGTCTTCGTCATCCGGCCGATTCTTTTCGCATCCATTCTGAGGTTAGGGTCTCTAATTTTCCTGCGGAGCATGGAAGTGTTGATCCGCAGTGTCTCCGTAAACGCCTCTTTCGGCCCGCGGATAACACCCTCTGACGTGTTCTCCTGAACTCCCCGGTTCACCCACCCCTTCGTACTGGCAGCAAACCCCTTCTTCTCATGATCCAGCAGAACAATCGTTTCACCAGACAAAAGCTTCAGCAGTAAATCATCAAACTGTGAGGTTTCCGTAAGTTCCCCAATCGGAAGCGCAGAATCCTTAAGCGTCTCATAGACATGTCGAAAAGAAAGTCCTGATTTAGGGGCTTCCAGAAGTAACGCATCCATAATAAAATGCTGCACCGTATTTTTATCCACCATGCCATCGATGTAAATAACTGCACAGCTCTTGCTTTTGTCCAAAGTAAACCGGCGCACTACAAGGTCTGAGCTCTTACCTAGCGTTTCCTCAAGGAATGTAAGGTTATCCTCCAGATCCTTAAAGAGCGGCTTGGCAAGACTCTCATCGACTTTGGCCGTAACTTCCTGAGATTGTTGTTTCTTTCTGCGCTTCATGTTCATGCCCCTTTGAATAGTGCTTTGCTTCTTAGCATGTACAGTAAATGGATAAGTTATGAATTCTTGGACGTAATGGACAATTTCTGAAAAGAAACTCCGAGAATTAATTTTTTGTTTGATTAATTATGGAAGGTAGGAAATTCACTCCCTTTTCGCGGACGAAAGGTCAAGTCTCCTTCTCGTTCCTCGCTATGGGATCTTGCCCGCACGTTTTTCCGCAGGAGTGTCGCGAACTTCCTGACCCACCAGACCACCATTCTACAGAGCAAAGATTATAAAAAAGCCCGCCCTCTTGCCAAACTGGCGAGGGACAGGCTTTTTTTGTTATCTCATATCAATAATTTCTGAAGTTTTTTAAACACCATAACTGGGTTATGAGTAAATTCTGTTAAAGAATCACTCACTTCATAACCCTCTTTGTTGCTTATGATCAACCTATCGTATGGCTTATCAATTTTTATCTTACAGTCTCCCACGATAAATGATGTTATCCCTGTGGAAGTATCTAAATAAGTACTGTCTAACTCTGTTCTTACTCTCTTCGTGTACCTTCTTAAGAACCTCCATAGTTTTAATTCGTCTTTTGATTTCATAAACAACTCTGGAAGATCCTTAGCGTTCTTTAAAATATTCATGGTCGTAATGGCATAAACTCTTATACCATACCCAACAGGCCGAATGGTTTCTTCGAGATTTCTCCAATAATCAACATGGAACTTTACATACCATTGATTTGATTGACTAGGAACCTCCGTAATACTCGACCTCTTTACGATTTCAGCATTGGATATTTCCCCATAATAAGTGATTCCATTGGGTTCATTGGATTCTTTTGCTTCAGTTTGTTTAATATAAAGAGCGATATACTTCGCTTCCTGCCAACCTTGCGATAATTGTTTTACAGGAATATGATAAAAACATTCTTGCTTATGAATAGCTAGACGTCTAGCGTCCTTAACTACCCCAACTAAAACCTTCTCTTCTAATGAAGATTCCCAGTGCTCAATCGCTCCTTTAGGTAAAATTCCTTGATGCTGTAAATCCTCAGGACTGCTTTCCACTAAACGCTCCACAAACTGCTCAACGAGTCTTGTGGTATTAGGCAGAAAAGGGAAACCTCCGATATTTACTTCATTAATGCTTTTATAAAAATGATGGTTGTCATAGTTGTCTTCGTCCATCCAAGGAAATAACACGTAAGCGCCAAAAGCGTGGCGTTCATATGGACCATCATTCTTATATACCCAGGCATCTCGATAGCGGTGCATCGTATTGATATCCGCTTCCATCGGTCCAGGTGTTAGTTGTTGAGTACGAGGAGGGCCAAAGTCAATCCGATACTTAGCGTCAAAAATGTATTGATAATCGTAAGAGTGTCCTTTTTTCTGGATGGTTAGCATAATGTCTGACTTTTGCCGAACCGTTGGGGGATCTTGATGTCTCTCCTGGAAGCTTAGAGTAATCAATTCATCAGTACTTGAATGTTTAAATGTTCTCTTAGCCGTTTTGCTTTGATCAAGATCTACAAAAAGGCCCTTTTGTTTAATTTTGATAATATCCTGATCTATAGCGATATATTTTTTATGTAGGATCTGCCCCATTTTTAAATAAGTCCAGTATTCATATAGTGTGGCGACATCCTTTACGGACATTTTAAAAATCTCGCCTTGTAGGGTGAGTCCTTGAGAAAGGATGAGATAAATCATGTAAGCATCACGATAGCCTTGCTTCATTTGTATCACTAAGCTTAATACTGAACGATCTAACTTACTAATTTGCCTCCAAAAGGAACGTTGAACAATAGCTTTTAATTCTAGGTCCATCTTTATTGACTGCTCCAAAACTTTAGTGTCGGCATCTGGGTTATTTCTAGAATACTTCTCTAATTTTAGGATTAAATCTTGAACCTTTTCTTGAAGGCGATAAACCATGAACTTTACGAATCTATTCTCTAACGTATCGTAGGAGAGACTCTTCTTAGCATTTAGTCCTTTTTCGGGCATCTTCGTACTATTGCCGATCTCTATTCCTTGAGCGGTTTCCTTAAAAAGATGTGGACGCTTCCGCAAGTAACGCCTCGATACATTATCCATTCTCTTTAATTGATCCCCTCGAACCGAACGGTATTCCGTAACTAAGTTATGATGAGGCTGTCTTTCTATTTGCTGTACAGCTTGAATAAAACGATGATAATAATGAGTTAGCAACCGATAAAATTCAACAATGGATGGTTCCTTTGAGGAAATTTTCGATGCCCCAAGAAACGTCTTTTTCATAAAATGAAACACCAAATTATAAATTTCCTCACTTATTTCATCTAATAAGCTCTGATAGTCCTCCTTGTAATCGAGCTTAGTAGGAAAAAGCTCAATCGTAATATGAGCAAGTGTGTGATTTTTGTCATGTATTTCAAACTCAGTTAAGCCCACCTCATTCATAAACTGAAGCTGTCCCATCAAAAAACTTAAATTACCGACTGTTTCTTTACTTACAGACTTACGAATCAGCGGGTGTTCATGATAAAAGAATAACTCTTTATCCGTTTTAGAGATCACCACGATTTGATAGATCTCATTTTCAAAAAAGATTGGCGGTAAGTCATCTGCCGGAAGGTTTACTAACCTTTCCTTAATAGGATGAAACACTTGAATATTTGCTTTATCTAGTCCGTCGACTTTTAAAAGCATGGATTGTTGATCAAGCTTCGTTTTCTCTTTATATTGCTTCAAGCTTTCAAAACGACGATTGAATGGTTTCCCTTTGATATGAAGAGAAAATTCTTCATGTTCCATAACTAATAATTTTATATCGTTAGCATTAGACATCCTACCGCCCCCTTTCTATACAATCATCCCAGCCAGAATGATGTGAATCCATTTTGTTGCTGGTTTCTATACATCGTCTCAAGCTTCTGAGCTGACAAAGGATAACGTGCATCTTGAATGCTCGCCCCGGCATAGTTTAAGTCTTGGCCTGTACAAAAATGAAATAACTCTTCAATCATATTCGCTGTTTGAGCATCACTTCCATTTAGTTTAGGCAAAACCTTCTGGAGCAGTTGTCGATCAAAAGCATCCTTCGGCTCCATAAGATCGGATTGCTGATTATAAATCATGTAGTAGCATATCTCATCACGAATACGATAACCAAAATGGGCACTATTCTTTTTTAGAATCTCATTTACTTGAATGAGCTGCTCAGTTGTTTGTCGAATTAATTTTTCATGAGTAGGAAATGCATCCTTCAGAGTGATAAATTGTGGTTTTATAGAATTATTATCTACCTTCGCTGAGGCAACCTCTGCCTCTTTAATGAAATCAGGAAAGAAATCTAAAGCTACATCATTAAATTCCATCGTATTCGCACGATCTAACACCTTTGAGCTAAAAGGATGTGTGGTTTCGTCCATATTAACAGTTCCTATAATATACACATTTTCAGGAATAATAACTTGATGATTATAGGATTCAGGAGTTGGAATTTCAGACGTTACGATTTTCCCGTTTATTTTTTTACGACTCTCCATTACGCTTAAAAGGTCGCTAAAATAATATTCAACTCTAGCTAGATTCATCTCATCTAATAAAACGAAATAAGGTTTATAGAGGTTTAACTCAGCATCTATAAGAACTTCAGTTAAAGGACCAGGCTTAAATTCCCCTTTTATATCTTCAAAACCTATTAAGTCTGACCCATCACTCCAGTCCGGTCGTACAGGAATAAGCGAGAACCTTCCGTTTTCCTCTGTGGCCCCTAGACTAGCGGCAAACTTCTCAACGATCTTCGTTTTACCAGTTCCTGAGATCCCTGATAGAATAACAAAAGGCTTCGTCTTTAATGACAAGTACAAGCTTTTTATCTCTTCTTCTTTATAGTAAAGGCCTTCAGATTTAATATAATGATAGATATGACTAAGCAGTTCAGAATCTGAGTCGAAATGATCGAAATCCTCAATAGGTGTTTTATTTTCGATCGTTATTTTCTCTTTAATGGCTTTTGGTAAAAGCTCTTTAAATTGATTAACTAACTTCAGAACAAACGAATCAGAGACAGTATAAAAATACCCTTGTTTGACATCACCGTTGCGGTCAAAAGGACCCGTTTCTTCTTCACGCCATTCTAGTGGAATCTCACTCTTATCTATCCCTGGATTCATCTCATGATATTTCACCTTTAATAAATTGCCCTCTTCTTGCCAACTATCATTCCCAAATGGCTTTTGACTTGTTACAGCAGGCTCTATCACTTCACAAATGGAATGAATCGTTCCTTGAGAATACGCAAAGACTATATCTCCAAGATTAGCTATTAATAGATCAGTGTGATGAGCTAATGGTCTCCCATTTTTGTTAGCTTTAGGCGCCCATAAAAACCCACCTTCTTTTTCACCTTTCTTTGTCTGTCCCTGATTTACCCACCAGTATTGTCTATCCTCTTTCGTAGATTCCATATGAATCACATTCCAATCCTCGTCGATTATTCGAGCAAATTTTAGCCATTGGATAATATTTTTTGTTCTATACTCTGCGACCGACTGCTTAATGCGGGTCCCATCCTTCGAACTAACCACTGTTAAATAGGCCACTTCATATAAGACTTCCTGTTTTTCCTTTATGCTATAATCTCGCATATGCGTAAGCATGTCATAAACCATATGTACATAAGGGGTACTTAAGATCCTCTTCCTAAGCTTAGGAAGAGAAGTATCATTTTCGATAAGGTTATATTCATTATCCAAATAACCGAGAAGTCTTAAGCTTTGTCTTGCTCGAGATTTTAATCTCCGAACACTATCTTCTTTAAAAGCTTGCGTAATAGTTGAAGCCGTATATTTTTCATCTACAAGATCTCTAAGTAGACTCAATACCTGCTCTAAAGTGCTTTCGGGTAAATCTAACGTATCGAATTGTTTTATAGAAACTTTATTTTCCTTTGATTCCACAAAGGGAAGGTTTGCTAAGAAACCCAGAAAAAAAGAGTGTCGCATTCCTAATTCAGTAAAATCTCCATAAGCACACGTTCTCTTCTCTTGTAGAATTTCTAATGATCGGTCGAACCATTCTTTTTTTATAAGAACAGAAGGATCGTTGGTCATGCCATTCTGAAACTTACTTCTAGAAGCTTCCGTTTCAACATTTATTCCTTCTTCGTTGGCAGACACAATTTTATTTACAGCTTTTTGTTGAAGTGTAGTAATTGTGTCTAGTTGTTTAGCAAAGTCAAAAACAAACCTTTTAAGCACGCCATCCCCTCCTACACTCTTTCCTTGATATCAATTATTTCAAATACTAGTCATTAACTCAATAAAGAAGAAGCCGCTAAATTATAAGTTACATTTTCATAGACTAGGGTATAAACCAACTAACATTTACCAAGTGATAAGGAGATGGATAGTTATGTCTCAAAAATTAAAAGGAAAAGTAGCATTAGTAACAGGTGGAGGCTCAGGAATGGGAAAAGCATCTGCTATTCAGCTTGCCAAAGAGGGAGCAAAAGTCGCTCTCGCCGATATTAAAGAAAAAGATGCACAGGAAACAAAAGAAGAGATTCAAGCAGCAGGCGGAGAAGCGCTTATTATAGAAACCGATGTTTCTAAAGAAGAAGATATAGAGAAATGCTATAAGCAGCTCATAGACAGCTACGGCAGAATAGACATTATCTTCGCCAATGCAGGCATTAACGGCAAAATCACTCCCATTGAAGACATGGCTGTTGAGGAGTGGAACCAGACATTAGAAACGAATTTAAAAAGCACTTTCTTAACAGTAAAACATGCGATTCCCCATATGAAAAAGGATGGCGGAAGCATCATTATCACTAGCTCTGTTAATGGGAATCGTGTTTTCTCTAACTTTGGATTTTCGGCTTACAGCTCCTCAAAAGCCGGACAAATGGCTTTTGGGAAAATGGCGGCACTCGAATTATCTAAATATCACATACGTGTCAATGTCATCTGCCCTGGAGCAATTGAAACGAACATCGATAAAAATACTCATCCTGAAGAGGACAACTTGGAGAAAATTGAAATTCCAGTTGAACATCCTGAAGGAAACCAGCCCTTGCAAAATCGTCCTGGACACCCAGAAGAAGTGGCAGATTTGATCGTATTTTTGGGGTCTGATGCATCGCGACATATTTCTGGGACTGAGTTGTATATTGATGGGGCGGCATCCCTGCTATAATCAACCTCCTGTATTACTAGAAAAACCCCCTCAATGATCTGAACAATGAGGGAGTTCCTTATATTCGCAGCTTCTACAAAATTGAATAATTTACATCGTCTTTCTCTTTCCCGACAGTTTCCATGTATGTTCGGCCCCACTCGTACATGGATTCTAAAATCGGGATTAACGTTTCCCCGTGTTCGGTTAGAGAATATTCGACTTTCGGCGGGACAACTGGATAGACTTCCCGGTGAATGAGCTGGTCCTCTTCCAATTCACGTAGCTGTTTGGTTAGCATTTTTTGTGTAATGTTAGGCAGCATTCTTTTTAGTTCACCAAAGCGTTTAGTCCCTTCTTTTCCTAAATGCCAAAGGAGGATCATTTTCCATTTGCCTCCGATTAAAGACAATGTGAGTTCTTTTTCACAGTTGAATTCTTGCTCTGATGCTCTAGTCATTTTGCTTCCCTCCAATAGTAAATCAACCTTATAGTATCATTACGGATACTACGTGATTTAAAAGTGCGTACTATCATCATACTACTATAAGCTATACAATGGAAACTGTAACCATATTACAAGGAGGCTTTTATTACTATGAGTCGTTTTACGATCCCACGAGATATTTATTTCGAAGACAACGCCCTAGAAGTGCTAAGGTCATTTGAAGGGAAAAAGGCTGCACTTGTGATTGGGGGAGGTTCTGTTAAAAGAAACGGAAACCTCACACGCATTCAGGAACATTTGGCTGCTGCCAATATAGAAACAGAGGTTCTGGAGGGCTATAATACGGAGCCTACTGCTAAAATGGTAAAAGAAGGAGCGAAAGATCTAGAATCGTTCCAGCCTGATTGGATTATTGGTATCGGAGGCGGGTCCGCAATGGACGCTGCTAAAGCGATCTGGCTCTTTTACGAATATCCAGAACTATCATTTGAGGACGCTACGAAGCCTTTTGAACTTCCGCGCCTTCGCACAAAAGCAAAATTTGCCGGCATTCCGACTACAAGCGGAAGCGGTTCTGAAGTTTCCAACCTTTCTGTAGTTGCAGATGAAAAGACTAATATTAAATACCCTCTGGCTGATTTTGAGTTAACGCCAGATATCGCGATTATTGATCCTGTCATGATCGAAAGCCTGCCAAAGCACATTGCGGCTTACACTGGCATGGACGCCTTCACCCACACGATCGAGGCGTATGTGGCCAAACCGCGTACCTTATATACGGATATCCTTTCTCTTGGCGCTGCAGAAGTGATCAAAAATAACTTGCTTGCTTCCTATCAAGGCGACCAAGAAGCAGCCAAGCAGATGCACAGCATTCAAGCTATGGCTGGCATGGCATTTGCAAACGCAGTGCTTGGAAACGTCCACAGCCTGGCCCATAAAAGCGGTCCGAACTTCGACATTCCGCACGGGTATGCCAATGCCATTTACCTGCCGTATGTGATTCAATTCAACCGAGCTGTTGTTGAAGACCGCTTTGCTGAAATTGCCCGTCGACTTGGGCTTGAAGGAAATACAGATGCTGAATTAACGGATGCTCTTGTAGAGTATATCTACCAATTAAACAAAGACCTTGGTCTTGCCACTACCCTGCAGGACTTTGGCGTATCTGAAGAAGATTTCAACAAGCACCTAGACACAATGGCTAAAAACGCAATGGAAGATCCATGCACCGGTACCAACCCGCGTGAAACGTCTGTAGAGCAGATGAAAGAACTTTACAAAGCTGCTTTCTACGGTAAGGAAGCATTAGTGAAAGCTTAAATACAAAGTTAGAACAAAGGCTAAAAGCGCCCTGGTAGACACGAAACGCATAAGCAAAACGGCCGGAGGAAGGTGGTGGCCTTCCCTTCCGCAGCCCGGATTGCTTATGACGCGAGTGTCTGGGCGCTGGAAATGGATGTCGCTCTTTTAAATATATATCCACAGCCTGGAATTTTATAATTTCCTGGACAAAGATAAAACCGGAGCTTAGGGAATTCCCTCAAGCTCCGGTTTTTTGCTTTACCGATCTGTGGTCATTTATAAAATTCAGGATAGGAAAGGCACAGTCAGAATTAAACCTCAGGTTCTGTTGGTCTCCAGCTTAATATTTCATCATCCTTATCGGACTCTATGATGACTTCAGTGACCCCGCGTTCTTTTAAAATCTTACTCTCTATACTTTTTAAAATACCGGCGGCCGCTGCTATGGACATATCTGCATCAAATTCAACCTTTAATTCCACATGCAGCTCTTCACCTTCTTTAATGACCATAAGTTTTTGAATATCTTTTACATGTTTATTTTCAAAGACAAACTTCCCAATCTTCTCCTCCATTTGTTCATCAGCCACTCCTAACACACCGGCAGCATTATCGAGAAAGATTCGCCCCACAACATAAAACAGCATGATCCCTATAATTACGGAAGCGTACCCCTCCGCAGCGTGAAACGGTGTATAGGTGGCAATAACGATGGATAAAATGGCGATTAACGCCCCGACAGTAGCTACCATATCTTCTAAAAAAACGAGCTTTGTTGCAGGTTTCGCCCCCTTTACATTTCTAAGGCTTACCATCACAACATTAAAACCTTTTACTTGTTCTTCCCCTATATCAACGACCACTTCTTTCATCGCTTTATACAAAACATAAGCTTCCAATATGGCGGCGACTCCTAATACGCCGATGTTCAGCCAAAACCAGGAACCCGATTCAGGGGGGGCGGTAATATGATGGATTCCTTCTTTAATGGTTTCGTAAGCTAAAATCCCTACAATGATAACCGCCCCAAGTAAAACTAAATTGACTAAACGGGCAAAACCATTTGGAAATCGATCCGTTGGGGCTTTTTTGCTTAGAGCCGATCCAATAAAAACAAAAAACTGGTTAGCCGTATCACCAATACTGTGCATCGTTTCAGCAAACATAGCCACATTACCTGTTATAAAAAAAGCGATCCCCTTAATAATAGCGATAATGGCATTCATAATACTCGCAGTTAAGGCGGGTTTATTCCCCTCTTTTAATAATCCTAGAAACTCTTTCATCAGCTGCTCCTTTCACTCCGAAGAACCTCCATAGTTTACTCTTAGGTTTCCATAGTTCTATTGAAAAAATCATGAATTTCTGATTTCTCTCAATTTTGATCTCATAACATAGAAAAAACTCTCCATTGCCAAAGAGAGCTTTTTCTATTTTGTTCTTTTACTAATTTCTAACCGCTTCGTTTTATCCGTCACGTACGCATAAAGAACATCTTTTTCTTTTAAACCATGCTGATCAAGATGCTCGATTAACCATTCTTCCGATTTACCTAAAAGTTTAAGGTTTTTATACTGGGTCTTCCCATCAATAATCACAGCAATGGGCAGCCCTTCATCATCAATCGTAATATTTAAATTCCCCACCGTCACAGGTGAATTGTCTGATTTAGGGATTACACTTACTTCACCGATCGGTTCAAGCATGGCATAATCTACATCGCTTATTTTAGGGTAACCTTTACTTCTTAGAATGGAGAGAAGCTGGGCGACCGATAACCTTGATTTTTCAATGTTATCCTCTACGATCTCGCCGTTTTTAATTAATATGGTGGGCTTCCCTAAGAAGAATCCATTCCCCCACTGCCATAAGGTTAACTTCCCGAAGAATATATGAAGGGC
This window of the Halobacillus sp. Marseille-Q1614 genome carries:
- a CDS encoding DUF421 domain-containing protein translates to MPKVGAERTMILVIKVLSLYLAAIVIMRLMGKSTIIQMTPYDLVAIIITGTVVSEPLISTEYMQTIYVLGILMALHIFFGKLTLWQWGNGFFLGKPTILIKNGEIVEDNIEKSRLSVAQLLSILRSKGYPKISDVDYAMLEPIGEVSVIPKSDNSPVTVGNLNITIDDEGLPIAVIIDGKTQYKNLKLLGKSEEWLIEHLDQHGLKEKDVLYAYVTDKTKRLEISKRTK
- a CDS encoding cation diffusion facilitator family transporter, which translates into the protein MKEFLGLLKEGNKPALTASIMNAIIAIIKGIAFFITGNVAMFAETMHSIGDTANQFFVFIGSALSKKAPTDRFPNGFARLVNLVLLGAVIIVGILAYETIKEGIHHITAPPESGSWFWLNIGVLGVAAILEAYVLYKAMKEVVVDIGEEQVKGFNVVMVSLRNVKGAKPATKLVFLEDMVATVGALIAILSIVIATYTPFHAAEGYASVIIGIMLFYVVGRIFLDNAAGVLGVADEQMEEKIGKFVFENKHVKDIQKLMVIKEGEELHVELKVEFDADMSIAAAAGILKSIESKILKERGVTEVIIESDKDDEILSWRPTEPEV
- a CDS encoding iron-containing alcohol dehydrogenase; the encoded protein is MSRFTIPRDIYFEDNALEVLRSFEGKKAALVIGGGSVKRNGNLTRIQEHLAAANIETEVLEGYNTEPTAKMVKEGAKDLESFQPDWIIGIGGGSAMDAAKAIWLFYEYPELSFEDATKPFELPRLRTKAKFAGIPTTSGSGSEVSNLSVVADEKTNIKYPLADFELTPDIAIIDPVMIESLPKHIAAYTGMDAFTHTIEAYVAKPRTLYTDILSLGAAEVIKNNLLASYQGDQEAAKQMHSIQAMAGMAFANAVLGNVHSLAHKSGPNFDIPHGYANAIYLPYVIQFNRAVVEDRFAEIARRLGLEGNTDAELTDALVEYIYQLNKDLGLATTLQDFGVSEEDFNKHLDTMAKNAMEDPCTGTNPRETSVEQMKELYKAAFYGKEALVKA